A genomic region of Friedmanniella luteola contains the following coding sequences:
- a CDS encoding BTAD domain-containing putative transcriptional regulator yields the protein MLVVPLVRACGARLAAVTGLVGFLGLATMPGLLGTRGTSWVGHFRRSWTGPRSYTHDVQIGVLGRLRVLRGGAEVDLGPQKQRALLAALALHAGEVVSMDRLADLVWGDRPPAAVTASVHGYVAALRRLLEPDRAARSAATVLLTAPPGYRLDVPASGLDVAGFTSAVEAVHRLAPGDVRAAPAPSVPLEELLGRLDAALALWRGPAYAELDGRLEVEAERARLTELHRGAVQDRARILLALGRAAEAAADLTSLVQRDPLREDVTALLAVALARSGRQVEALQALRTHRQTLVDELGLDPGPALQDLELALLRQDPSVVGTTGPADVTAPTPASGPALEPAPAGPPPPDPAPTSGLVVDGGPPLVGRDRELAALEVLLDGAESGRPQLAVLVGEAGIGKTRLVAELSATARGRGFLVLSARCSSDEGAPPLWPWVGVLRTLGRRLPEVGGPSPDRLLEPGDDGRHRYRLFDEVLTAVEDAARRVPVLLALDDLHWADASTLRLVQHLAEDLDQGRLALLVTRRPFPEPSGPLADLGAAMARRQALRLDVDGLTTAQVRALADARGETRIDADQARRLRDRTGGNPFYVVELLRWRESAAGRDAVADAGGVPAAVGDVIAARVAQLPADTQQLLRTAAALNRHLDVAVLAALDGRGPDDVLDALEPAMAGGLVVVDPADRALRFSHALVKDAVAATDSPVRRQRRHARLAQHLAARGEAPEQLSEIAVHWLQAGPAHAGQAWRAAARAAAYATSLTAHEEAAELLAAAVAAQRADPEPGWEDRYDLLMTQGRACRAAADSEGQRAATAAAVRLAAEADAVGRLALAAVTSSEGALWSNRPEGEVDAATVDALHRAAAQLPGEDTELRCQVFLALSRELFWAPGRHEAEAYAEQALAMARRLAAPRLRALGCQAVIVSALRPATLAQRVRLAEESVACARTARDPELEAVALFWQAVVAGEDGRMPDRDDAVLGCRRIAQHQRLRYLQVMLGCYDVPWLALQGEFAEAQRELEASQGWAAQASFPFRDEALVAAQAWLALWRGQAGALLDRFQALDAVSPTDMGTALLLLLLRSGRLDEAAALLDQRPVPLVDDDFAAPLDLAIGAEAALLLHRPALAAAVYPLMSGWAGRASSAGTGAPLGPVDAFLALAAAAVGETGLASAHADEAARLCQAWGLVPVAAWFAALRERFAF from the coding sequence ATGCTGGTCGTCCCGCTGGTCCGGGCCTGCGGCGCCCGGCTGGCCGCGGTCACCGGGCTCGTCGGGTTCCTGGGCCTCGCGACGATGCCGGGTCTCCTGGGGACCCGGGGCACGTCATGGGTGGGCCACTTTCGCCGCTCCTGGACTGGTCCACGGTCCTACACTCACGACGTGCAGATCGGGGTGCTCGGCCGGCTCCGGGTGCTGCGCGGCGGGGCCGAGGTCGACCTCGGCCCGCAGAAGCAGCGGGCCCTGCTCGCGGCCCTGGCGCTGCACGCGGGCGAGGTGGTCTCGATGGACCGGCTGGCCGACCTCGTGTGGGGTGACCGGCCGCCCGCTGCCGTCACCGCCTCCGTGCACGGCTACGTCGCGGCGCTGCGCCGTCTGCTGGAGCCCGACCGCGCCGCCCGGAGCGCCGCCACGGTGCTGCTCACCGCGCCGCCGGGCTACCGGCTGGACGTCCCCGCGTCGGGTCTGGACGTGGCTGGTTTCACCAGCGCCGTCGAGGCGGTGCACCGCCTGGCGCCCGGCGACGTGCGTGCGGCGCCGGCGCCGTCCGTGCCGCTGGAGGAGCTGCTGGGTCGGCTCGACGCCGCCCTCGCCCTGTGGCGCGGGCCCGCGTACGCCGAGCTCGACGGCCGCCTGGAGGTCGAGGCCGAACGGGCGCGGTTGACCGAGCTCCACCGCGGAGCCGTCCAGGACCGCGCACGCATCCTGCTGGCGCTCGGCCGAGCGGCGGAGGCGGCGGCGGACCTGACGAGCCTGGTCCAGCGCGACCCGCTGCGCGAGGACGTGACGGCGCTGCTCGCCGTCGCGCTGGCCCGCAGCGGGCGTCAGGTCGAGGCCCTGCAAGCCCTGCGCACGCACCGCCAGACCCTGGTCGACGAGCTGGGCCTCGACCCGGGTCCGGCCCTGCAGGACCTGGAGCTGGCCCTCCTGCGGCAGGACCCGTCCGTCGTGGGGACGACCGGGCCGGCGGACGTCACCGCCCCGACCCCGGCGTCCGGTCCGGCGCTCGAGCCGGCGCCGGCCGGACCGCCGCCACCCGACCCGGCACCGACCTCCGGACTGGTCGTCGACGGCGGGCCGCCGCTGGTCGGACGGGACCGCGAGCTCGCCGCGCTCGAGGTGCTGCTGGACGGGGCGGAGTCCGGGCGGCCGCAGCTCGCCGTCCTGGTGGGCGAGGCCGGGATCGGCAAGACCCGGTTGGTCGCCGAGCTCTCGGCGACCGCCCGGGGCCGAGGCTTCCTCGTGCTCTCGGCCCGCTGCTCCTCCGACGAGGGGGCGCCACCGCTCTGGCCGTGGGTGGGGGTGCTCCGGACGCTCGGCCGGCGGCTGCCGGAGGTCGGCGGTCCGTCGCCGGACCGGCTGCTGGAGCCCGGCGACGACGGCCGGCACCGGTACCGGCTCTTCGACGAGGTGCTGACCGCCGTCGAGGACGCCGCCCGACGGGTTCCCGTCCTGCTGGCGCTCGACGACCTGCACTGGGCCGACGCCTCGACCCTGCGCCTGGTGCAGCACCTGGCGGAGGACCTGGACCAGGGCCGGCTCGCCCTCCTCGTCACCCGGCGCCCGTTCCCCGAGCCGTCGGGTCCGTTGGCGGACCTGGGCGCGGCGATGGCGCGCCGGCAGGCGCTGCGGCTGGACGTCGACGGGTTGACCACGGCGCAGGTCCGCGCCCTCGCCGACGCCCGCGGTGAGACCCGGATCGACGCGGACCAGGCCCGGCGCCTGCGGGACCGGACCGGGGGCAACCCCTTCTACGTCGTGGAGCTGCTGCGCTGGCGGGAGAGCGCCGCGGGCCGGGACGCGGTGGCGGACGCGGGCGGCGTCCCCGCGGCCGTCGGGGACGTCATCGCGGCCAGGGTCGCGCAGCTGCCGGCGGACACCCAGCAGCTGCTGCGCACGGCCGCCGCGCTCAACCGGCACCTCGACGTGGCGGTGCTGGCCGCCCTGGACGGGCGCGGGCCCGACGACGTGCTGGACGCGCTGGAGCCGGCGATGGCCGGCGGGCTCGTCGTCGTCGACCCGGCTGACCGCGCGCTGCGCTTCAGCCACGCCCTGGTCAAGGACGCCGTCGCGGCGACGGACTCCCCCGTCCGCCGGCAACGTCGGCACGCCCGGCTGGCGCAGCACCTGGCCGCGCGCGGCGAGGCCCCCGAGCAGCTGAGCGAGATCGCCGTGCACTGGCTGCAGGCGGGCCCGGCCCACGCGGGCCAGGCGTGGCGGGCGGCGGCGCGGGCTGCGGCGTACGCGACCTCGCTGACCGCCCACGAGGAGGCCGCCGAGCTGCTGGCCGCGGCCGTGGCCGCCCAGCGGGCCGACCCGGAGCCCGGCTGGGAGGACCGGTACGACCTGCTGATGACCCAGGGCCGGGCGTGCCGGGCGGCCGCGGACAGCGAGGGCCAACGGGCCGCGACGGCAGCGGCGGTGCGGCTGGCCGCGGAGGCCGACGCCGTGGGACGCCTCGCGCTGGCCGCCGTCACCAGCTCGGAGGGGGCGCTGTGGTCGAACCGGCCCGAGGGCGAGGTCGACGCCGCCACCGTCGACGCCCTGCACCGCGCGGCGGCCCAGCTGCCCGGCGAGGACACCGAGCTGCGCTGCCAGGTGTTCCTCGCGCTCTCCCGGGAGCTGTTCTGGGCGCCCGGGCGCCACGAGGCCGAGGCCTACGCCGAGCAAGCCCTCGCCATGGCGCGCCGGCTGGCCGCGCCGCGCCTGCGGGCCCTCGGCTGCCAGGCGGTGATCGTCTCCGCGCTCCGGCCGGCCACCCTGGCCCAGCGCGTCCGGCTGGCGGAGGAGTCCGTCGCCTGCGCCCGGACGGCGCGGGACCCCGAGCTCGAGGCGGTCGCCCTGTTCTGGCAAGCCGTCGTGGCCGGCGAGGACGGCCGGATGCCGGACCGCGACGACGCCGTCCTGGGGTGCCGGCGGATCGCCCAGCACCAGCGGCTGCGCTACCTCCAGGTCATGCTCGGCTGCTACGACGTGCCCTGGCTCGCCCTGCAGGGGGAGTTCGCCGAGGCCCAGCGGGAGCTGGAGGCCAGCCAGGGGTGGGCCGCCCAGGCCTCGTTCCCGTTCCGGGACGAGGCCCTGGTCGCGGCGCAGGCCTGGCTGGCGCTCTGGCGGGGTCAGGCGGGCGCGCTCCTCGACCGCTTCCAGGCGCTCGACGCGGTGAGCCCGACCGACATGGGCACCGCCCTGCTGCTCCTGCTGCTGCGCAGCGGGCGCCTGGACGAGGCGGCCGCGCTCCTCGACCAGCGGCCGGTACCGCTGGTCGACGACGACTTCGCCGCGCCCCTCGACCTCGCCATCGGCGCCGAGGCCGCCCTGCTGCTGCACCGGCCGGCGCTCGCCGCGGCGGTCTACCCGCTGATGTCCGGCTGGGCGGGGCGTGCGTCGTCCGCCGGCACCGGCGCTCCTCTCGGGCCCGTCGACGCCTTCCTGGCGCTGGCCGCCGCCGCGGTCGGGGAGACCGGGCTCGCGTCCGCCCACGCCGACGAGGCGGCCCGGCTCTGCCAGGCGTGGGGGCTGGTCCCGGTGGCAGCGTGGTTCGCGGCGCTGCGCGAGCGCTTCGCGTTCTGA
- a CDS encoding FAD-dependent oxidoreductase, which produces MPERRYDVAGQLMAQAIDDSARDGLPVAAALRAAAERRGRLLGQRILTALPRGRSRERLLDATSRALAELGYEPTRRGAALELRNCPFHLLAQEQVARFTGAAGTVTGVQLGDGEVVPADLVLVGVGITPDVQLARDAGLAVGNGISVDEHLRTSHPDVYAAGDVAATWHPELGERLRVEHWANARRQGAVAARAMLGQPATGRPRLRRGSRHPPGHLRRAGP; this is translated from the coding sequence GTGCCGGAACGCCGCTACGACGTGGCCGGCCAGCTGATGGCGCAGGCCATCGACGACTCGGCGCGCGACGGACTCCCGGTCGCCGCGGCGCTGCGCGCGGCCGCGGAGCGACGTGGCCGGCTGCTCGGGCAGCGGATCCTGACCGCGCTGCCGCGGGGGCGCAGCCGTGAACGGCTGCTGGATGCCACCAGCCGGGCCCTCGCCGAGCTGGGCTACGAGCCCACCCGGCGCGGGGCGGCGCTCGAGCTGCGCAACTGCCCGTTCCACCTGCTCGCGCAGGAGCAGGTGGCGCGGTTCACCGGCGCGGCCGGCACCGTGACCGGCGTGCAGCTCGGTGACGGCGAGGTCGTGCCGGCCGACCTGGTCCTGGTGGGGGTCGGGATCACCCCCGACGTGCAGCTGGCCCGCGACGCCGGCCTCGCCGTGGGCAACGGCATCAGCGTCGACGAGCACCTGCGCACCTCGCACCCGGACGTCTACGCCGCGGGAGACGTCGCCGCCACCTGGCACCCGGAGCTGGGCGAGCGGCTGCGCGTGGAGCACTGGGCCAACGCGCGCCGGCAGGGGGCGGTCGCCGCGAGGGCGATGCTCGGCCAGCCGGCCACCGGTCGACCTCGCCTTCGCCGCGGGTCCAGGCACCCGCCGGGTCATCTCCGGCGAGCTGGCCCCTGA
- a CDS encoding ABC transporter ATP-binding protein: MEEQSAVRARGVTKAFGDVVALDRVDLDVVEGQVHGLIGPNGAGKSTLLGLLLGLAVADSGELEILGTRVGRRLPVPEGIAGFVDGPGLYPSLTPRQNLAALASLRGRGARNVDRALERVGLGDVADDRVRGFSLGMRQRLGLAAAILTRPRLLVLDEPANGLDPVGSRQVHRVIAQLADAGTAVVLSSHRMDDLAALCSEVTLLATGRVVFSGPVEKLAAESGELDYRLRSTDPATARAVAAQVQGLRRPTAREPHQRREEDVLVVRGPVQALDELVVRLVGAGVGIRELGPVVPPLEAAFLALTGDDDATAVEKEVR, from the coding sequence ATGGAAGAGCAGTCTGCCGTCCGGGCTCGTGGGGTGACCAAGGCCTTCGGCGACGTCGTCGCCCTCGACCGGGTGGACCTCGACGTGGTCGAGGGGCAGGTGCACGGCCTGATCGGCCCCAACGGAGCCGGCAAGTCGACGCTGCTGGGTCTGCTCCTGGGCCTGGCCGTCGCCGACAGCGGCGAGCTCGAGATCCTCGGCACCCGCGTCGGCCGTCGGCTGCCGGTGCCCGAGGGGATCGCGGGCTTCGTCGACGGGCCCGGGCTGTACCCCTCCCTGACCCCGCGGCAGAACCTCGCGGCCCTGGCCTCGCTGCGGGGTCGTGGTGCCCGGAACGTCGACCGGGCGCTGGAGCGGGTGGGGCTGGGCGACGTCGCCGACGACCGGGTCCGCGGGTTCTCGCTCGGCATGCGGCAGCGTCTCGGGCTGGCCGCGGCGATCCTGACCCGGCCGCGGCTGCTGGTGCTCGACGAGCCCGCCAACGGCCTCGACCCCGTGGGCAGCCGCCAGGTCCACCGGGTGATCGCGCAGCTCGCCGACGCCGGGACCGCGGTGGTGCTGTCCAGCCATCGGATGGACGACCTGGCCGCGCTCTGCTCCGAGGTCACCCTCCTCGCCACCGGCCGGGTGGTGTTCTCCGGCCCGGTGGAGAAGCTCGCGGCCGAGAGCGGCGAGCTGGACTACCGGCTGCGCAGCACCGACCCCGCCACCGCGCGCGCCGTCGCCGCCCAGGTGCAGGGCCTCCGCCGCCCGACCGCCCGCGAGCCCCACCAGCGACGTGAGGAGGACGTCCTGGTCGTCCGGGGTCCGGTCCAGGCCCTCGACGAGCTGGTGGTGCGACTGGTCGGCGCCGGCGTGGGGATCCGCGAGCTCGGACCGGTGGTGCCGCCACTGGAGGCGGCGTTCCTGGCCCTGACCGGCGACGACGACGCGACGGCCGTCGAGAAGGAGGTCCGATGA
- a CDS encoding ABC transporter permease, with translation MTAVALPEVAARPAPVLSAFRFELLKLLSQWRVRILLAACWVGPGAFVAVVSRQSALPSDTVFGRLMNASGWAGALVVLAFGCSWALPLLTALVAGDVFAVEDRLGTWRHLLVAVRSKRRIFAAKALASVGVILLLVAGLATSSLVGGLASAGDRPLSGLDGHGFSGSQVAGRFLLAWLCVLAPTLAFAAVGLLGSVALGRSPMGLVLPAVLAVGLALVEMLPLPLVVRLALPSQAFIAWRGLFTEEAQAGPLVIGVLVALAWAVVATAAAHRLFLRRDFTDLANDGSGTRVVLAGLLPLAVLTALSVVVVAVATPATGSGIDRAKLEGSLATSYGHLYRLQTEQLNRPPVTEAQLQTTVACDKGGSLVTDDGPGTDWRCVVSWHLPGATAVGSATYQLDVTADGRYVADGDGPQEVNGFFQVQAPHGIAPNPLWQFDGSVDLLSPPRKD, from the coding sequence ATGACGGCCGTCGCCCTGCCCGAGGTGGCGGCGCGGCCCGCGCCGGTGCTGAGCGCGTTCCGCTTCGAGCTGCTCAAGCTGCTGTCCCAGTGGCGGGTCCGCATCCTGCTGGCCGCGTGCTGGGTCGGACCCGGCGCGTTCGTCGCGGTGGTCAGCCGGCAGAGCGCGCTGCCGTCCGACACGGTCTTCGGCCGGCTGATGAACGCGAGCGGCTGGGCCGGGGCGCTGGTCGTGCTCGCCTTCGGGTGCAGCTGGGCCCTCCCGCTGCTCACGGCGCTGGTCGCGGGCGACGTCTTCGCGGTGGAGGACCGGCTGGGCACCTGGCGGCACCTGCTGGTCGCCGTCCGCTCGAAGCGCCGGATCTTCGCGGCCAAGGCGCTCGCGAGCGTCGGCGTGATCCTGCTGCTCGTGGCCGGGCTCGCCACCTCGAGCCTGGTCGGTGGTCTCGCCTCGGCGGGCGACCGCCCGCTGTCGGGCCTCGACGGCCACGGGTTCAGCGGCTCCCAGGTCGCCGGCCGGTTCCTGCTCGCCTGGCTGTGCGTGCTGGCCCCGACCCTGGCCTTCGCCGCCGTCGGGCTGCTGGGCTCGGTGGCCCTCGGACGGTCGCCGATGGGGCTGGTGCTGCCGGCCGTGCTCGCCGTCGGGCTGGCCCTCGTGGAGATGCTGCCGCTGCCGCTCGTCGTGCGGCTCGCCCTCCCCAGCCAGGCGTTCATCGCCTGGCGCGGCCTCTTCACCGAGGAGGCGCAGGCGGGACCCCTCGTCATCGGGGTGCTCGTCGCGCTGGCCTGGGCGGTGGTGGCCACGGCCGCCGCCCACCGCCTCTTCCTGCGCCGCGACTTCACCGACCTGGCGAACGACGGGTCCGGCACGCGGGTCGTGCTGGCCGGGCTCCTGCCCCTGGCGGTCCTCACCGCCCTGTCGGTCGTCGTGGTCGCGGTGGCCACCCCGGCCACGGGCTCGGGGATCGACCGGGCGAAGCTCGAGGGCTCCCTCGCCACGTCCTACGGCCACCTCTACCGCCTCCAGACCGAGCAGCTGAACCGGCCCCCGGTCACGGAGGCGCAGCTGCAGACCACCGTGGCCTGCGACAAGGGCGGCTCCCTCGTGACCGACGACGGCCCCGGCACCGACTGGCGCTGCGTCGTGTCGTGGCACCTCCCGGGCGCGACCGCCGTCGGGTCCGCCACCTACCAGCTCGACGTCACCGCCGACGGGCGCTACGTCGCCGACGGCGACGGGCCCCAGGAGGTCAACGGCTTCTTCCAGGTCCAGGCCCCCCACGGGATCGCTCCCAACCCCCTCTGGCAGTTCGACGGCTCCGTCGACCTGTTGTCCCCCCCTCGAAAGGACTGA
- a CDS encoding bifunctional YncE family protein/alkaline phosphatase family protein translates to MQVRRQRRSATRAPSRPFWHRRPGQLVVVGIATLAVLSSGAAYGTTKVFGRHQVGTTSAAGLQISSDQVLKPLGQRVVTRYGKFMGSTVSPDQRFLAASSTDKNVVLQIIDLDRGTPVWLVGSAAGVNQKLADRSVGQEGPTYSPDGKFLWLPQATGLTRFPVNPDGTLGTATTIALPTKTITPSSTSPDLDELAPLPGKSVFSADGSTLYVPVNGQNTVVALDATTGEVEQTWDVGIAPRALALVRNKLYVSNEGGRTAEAGDTTIESYGTRVPANGVKGTSTTGTVSVINTAAPTAGVSSVEVGLHPTALHAEGNALFVTNTFDDTVSVIDTDVDQVVQTISTKPWASSKVGYQPNSVATTRDGHLLVTLGRANAVAVYRYHGDPQEPVDYLGLLPTDYYPADLASLGGGDVVVTNTRGIDARGPELAFDKGQGTVLATGHGTHSTTASLTRFTLPADQEIARYTKTVFAQNGWTKNDVKKATAKKATAKKAAPVPVPERVGDPSTIEHVFLLVKENRTYDQVYGDDARGNGDPTLAQFGRRVTPNQHALAKQFGLYDNFYDVGTNSAEGHNWVMQGDNPEYTESSAGEYIRSYDTENDVLGHQRSGFLWTAVQAAGGTARNFGEFMAFENKPEGATWQQYYCASTSVEAGGNPAQLTDPDIRVDEQSPIPSLNAISNHDAPQFDTDIPDLYRYQIWKQEFERKGPANLNMMWLSSDHTGGPVSPEAQVADGDVAVGKIVDEISHSKYWKNSVVFVVEDDSQDGADHVDGHRAPVQVISPWASHGKVDSTYYSQITMVRTIEQILGAQPLNQKVAAATPMYGAFTQKPDYKPFTTRPNQVPLTEGIQTPPACGPDTLGLKGVAAEKLATTQERATAVPAARKAVAGAWSAWSRNQHFGGNSARPDYAHPEQMNRYTWYRTHGWTKPYPGDSTIYAPTEVPGAAIPGVDGDR, encoded by the coding sequence ATGCAGGTCAGACGCCAACGTCGATCCGCGACCCGGGCCCCCTCCCGGCCCTTCTGGCACCGTCGCCCCGGACAGCTCGTGGTGGTCGGCATCGCGACCCTCGCCGTCCTCAGCAGCGGGGCCGCCTACGGCACCACGAAGGTGTTCGGCCGGCACCAGGTGGGGACCACGTCCGCCGCCGGCCTGCAGATCTCCTCCGACCAGGTCCTGAAGCCGCTCGGCCAGCGCGTGGTCACCAGGTACGGCAAGTTCATGGGGTCCACCGTCAGCCCCGACCAGCGGTTCCTGGCGGCCAGCAGCACCGACAAGAACGTCGTGCTGCAGATCATCGACCTGGACCGCGGCACCCCGGTCTGGTTGGTCGGGAGCGCCGCCGGGGTCAACCAGAAGCTCGCCGACCGCAGCGTCGGCCAGGAAGGGCCGACGTACTCACCCGACGGCAAGTTCCTCTGGCTGCCCCAGGCCACCGGGCTGACCCGGTTCCCCGTGAACCCCGACGGCACCCTCGGTACCGCGACCACCATCGCGCTGCCGACGAAGACGATCACCCCCAGCTCGACGTCGCCCGACCTGGACGAGCTGGCCCCGCTGCCCGGGAAGTCGGTCTTCTCCGCCGACGGCTCGACGCTGTACGTGCCGGTGAACGGTCAGAACACGGTGGTGGCCCTCGACGCGACGACCGGCGAGGTGGAGCAGACCTGGGACGTCGGCATCGCACCCCGGGCGCTCGCCCTCGTCCGGAACAAGCTCTACGTCAGCAACGAGGGCGGCCGCACGGCCGAGGCCGGGGACACCACGATCGAGTCCTACGGCACCAGGGTGCCGGCGAACGGCGTCAAGGGCACCTCGACGACCGGCACGGTGAGCGTCATCAACACGGCCGCACCCACGGCCGGGGTGAGCTCCGTCGAGGTGGGTCTGCACCCGACGGCGCTGCACGCGGAGGGGAACGCGCTCTTCGTCACCAACACCTTCGACGACACCGTCTCGGTGATCGACACCGACGTCGACCAGGTCGTCCAGACCATCAGCACCAAGCCGTGGGCGTCGTCCAAGGTCGGGTACCAGCCCAACAGCGTCGCCACGACCAGGGACGGCCACCTGCTGGTGACGCTGGGTCGGGCGAACGCGGTCGCGGTGTACCGCTACCACGGCGACCCGCAGGAGCCGGTGGACTACCTCGGACTGCTGCCGACGGACTACTACCCGGCGGACCTGGCGTCCCTCGGTGGCGGTGACGTCGTCGTCACCAACACCCGGGGGATCGACGCCCGCGGTCCGGAGCTCGCCTTCGACAAGGGCCAGGGCACGGTGCTGGCCACCGGCCACGGCACGCACAGCACGACCGCGTCGCTGACCCGTTTCACCCTTCCGGCCGACCAGGAGATCGCCCGGTACACCAAGACGGTCTTCGCGCAGAACGGCTGGACCAAGAACGACGTCAAGAAGGCCACCGCCAAGAAGGCCACCGCCAAGAAGGCCGCGCCGGTGCCGGTGCCCGAGCGCGTCGGTGACCCGTCGACGATCGAGCACGTCTTCCTGCTGGTCAAGGAGAACCGCACCTACGACCAGGTCTACGGCGACGACGCGCGCGGCAACGGCGACCCGACGCTCGCCCAGTTCGGCCGCAGGGTCACCCCCAACCAGCACGCGCTGGCCAAGCAGTTCGGCCTGTACGACAACTTCTACGACGTCGGCACCAACTCCGCCGAGGGCCACAACTGGGTGATGCAGGGGGACAACCCGGAGTACACCGAGTCCAGCGCGGGCGAGTACATCCGGAGCTACGACACGGAGAACGACGTCCTCGGTCACCAGCGGTCCGGCTTCCTGTGGACCGCCGTCCAGGCTGCCGGCGGCACGGCTCGCAACTTCGGCGAGTTCATGGCGTTCGAGAACAAGCCGGAAGGCGCCACGTGGCAGCAGTACTACTGCGCCTCCACGAGCGTGGAGGCCGGCGGCAACCCCGCGCAGCTGACCGACCCGGACATCCGGGTGGACGAGCAGTCGCCCATCCCGTCGCTGAACGCGATCTCGAACCACGACGCGCCGCAGTTCGACACCGACATCCCGGACCTCTACCGCTACCAGATCTGGAAGCAGGAGTTCGAGAGAAAGGGCCCCGCCAACCTCAACATGATGTGGCTCTCCAGCGACCACACGGGTGGGCCGGTCAGCCCGGAGGCCCAGGTGGCCGACGGTGACGTCGCGGTGGGCAAGATCGTCGACGAGATCTCGCACAGCAAGTACTGGAAGAACTCGGTCGTCTTCGTCGTCGAGGACGACAGCCAGGACGGCGCGGACCACGTGGACGGCCACCGGGCCCCGGTCCAGGTGATCAGCCCGTGGGCGTCGCACGGCAAGGTGGACTCCACCTACTACTCCCAGATCACCATGGTCCGCACGATCGAGCAGATCCTCGGCGCCCAGCCGCTCAACCAGAAGGTGGCCGCGGCGACGCCCATGTACGGGGCCTTCACCCAGAAGCCGGACTACAAGCCGTTCACCACGCGCCCGAACCAGGTGCCGCTGACCGAGGGCATCCAGACGCCGCCGGCGTGCGGACCGGACACGCTCGGCCTGAAGGGCGTCGCGGCCGAGAAGCTCGCGACGACGCAGGAGCGGGCGACGGCGGTGCCTGCCGCCCGGAAGGCCGTCGCCGGGGCCTGGTCGGCGTGGAGCCGCAACCAGCACTTCGGGGGCAACAGTGCTCGGCCGGACTACGCCCACCCCGAGCAGATGAACCGCTACACCTGGTACCGGACGCACGGCTGGACGAAGCCCTACCCGGGTGACTCCACGATCTACGCCCCCACCGAGGTGCCGGGCGCAGCCATCCCCGGGGTCGACGGTGATCGCTGA
- a CDS encoding RNA polymerase-binding protein RbpA, with product MRSGTLKATGLGSKSFEGDEGVALSPRRQLDFECPAHHRFSIVFSDEAQLPTAWDCPTCWATAVRSDGVTSVAPDVKPTRTHWDMLRERRSVAELEEILAERLALLKAGTIGPNAYERIAIAGKRKAG from the coding sequence ATGCGCAGCGGTACCTTGAAGGCCACAGGACTCGGATCGAAGAGCTTCGAGGGGGACGAGGGCGTCGCCCTGTCACCCCGGCGGCAGCTGGACTTCGAGTGCCCCGCCCACCATCGCTTCTCCATCGTCTTCTCCGACGAGGCGCAGCTGCCCACCGCGTGGGACTGCCCGACCTGCTGGGCGACTGCGGTCCGCAGCGACGGCGTCACCTCGGTGGCTCCCGACGTGAAGCCGACCCGCACCCACTGGGACATGCTGCGCGAGCGTCGCTCCGTCGCGGAGCTCGAGGAGATCCTCGCCGAGCGGCTCGCGCTGCTCAAGGCCGGCACCATCGGCCCGAACGCCTACGAGCGGATCGCCATCGCCGGCAAGCGCAAGGCCGGCTAG